The stretch of DNA gttcCTTGCCTTTCCCATTTTTCTTTTTGCTGGTCCTATGTAGCAAGCTGTCACTCAGGCTCTGTTTTCAGTGCTCCagctaataataaataatagccTATATAcagttcaattttgttttttcctttaCTCAATAAGCATGAAATGTATAGACTCCGATACTTGTTCTCAACTTTTGTCGGAGGTCTGATGTGTTTTTGGTGTATTGAGTATGCATCTGTGAATTCAAAAACACTGAAGTTTTACACATCAAAGTTGATGAGtatttaaaaatgtaataatgtCTATCCTGATGACACAAATTTGGCAGATTTTTATTTGATGGACAAGGGAAATGAGGCAGATCATACCTGTCTAGAAAAGAGTACAAGTATATTTGATGGTGTTGAAGTTCAAGAGCCATATGTGGGCATGGAATTTGATTCTGAAGAAGCTGCcaagaaattttattttgaatatgctAGACGGGTAGGATTTGCTGTACGTGTTATGCAACGTCGACGTTCTGGAATTGATGGCAGGACTCTTGCTCGTCGACTTGGATGTAACAAACAAGGATTCTCACCCAATAACAAGGGAACATTGGGGCTAGAGAAAAAACTAAGGCATAGTGCTCGAGAAGGTTGCAAGGCAACAATTTTATTCAAGCtggaaaaatctggaaaatggGTTGTCTCAAGATTTGTAAAGGATCACAACCATCCTTTAATTGCTACAGCTAATGGTTTCAATTCAGCGGTGAGTTTTCTGTTTGCttataatgtttttattatagCTTTCCACTTGTTTAAGTAGATCTTCATTGTTTCTTAGGCATGAACTTTAGCTTATTCATTGTTTCAGTACAGCGTTGATAATAAGTacgtttatttattttcttccatCTGCCTTGCAAGTGAGTCTGGAAATGTATGCATACAAGACCTGTGGATTTAACTGCTGATAACTTTAATTGCTGGACATAGTCATTTCATCTAGGATCATATGCATTTCCTCGAATCTAAGATTTTGTTTATCCATAGAAAATAAACGATTACTAGACAACCCCAGCTCTAGGATCATATGCAATTCTGCATTGCTGAATAGGCCTCAATATCAAGTTCGTGAGTTCTGCAGACTGGTTGCAATTTGGCCAAGTCATTCTCATGGCCAAGGTGAACTGGAACCAGTGTGATGAGACCTCCGATGATCTTACCTGAAGGAGTACCCCGACCTTTACCAAGTGTCTGATTAAACGATACACATTGTCTGATTGTGCTACACTATACCTTCGTTTACCATTCATAGCCCATAAGAACACGGCATAAGTTTGACAGGAAACACCATCACGCTATCCCCAGTACTACTGTCCTTGAGATGGCGAACATAACGAAAACATGGGTTCAGGTAAGACTTATTTCAATCTTCCTGGTTCATAAGTTTGTTAATTATCCCCAAAGTGACTGTTCAttttcagaaaaatcaaggggaaTTCATCTATTGCCTCCATAAGCGGATTTAAA from Cicer arietinum cultivar CDC Frontier isolate Library 1 chromosome 3, Cicar.CDCFrontier_v2.0, whole genome shotgun sequence encodes:
- the LOC101489586 gene encoding protein FAR1-RELATED SEQUENCE 2, producing the protein MDKGNEADHTCLEKSTSIFDGVEVQEPYVGMEFDSEEAAKKFYFEYARRVGFAVRVMQRRRSGIDGRTLARRLGCNKQGFSPNNKGTLGLEKKLRHSAREGCKATILFKLEKSGKWVVSRFVKDHNHPLIATANGFNSADDKDKKIAELTIELERQDELCAAYREKLMSFINNVEEETVEMSTRIQLIIENVRRAESELQKCSQNSKPRYCT